In Formosa haliotis, the sequence TTAAGTTAAGTAATCAAAGAATAGAATCTTTTAATAGTAAGCAGGGATTTTTTCAAAACACTGTACATGCTATTATTTCAGATAATAATGGGTATTTATGGGTAGCTACACCAAATGGATTGGTTAGGTACGATGGGTATACTTTCGATTATTACTATCATAATATTGAAAATCAAAATTCACTTCCTAATAACTTTATTTCTAGTCTATTAAACGATTCAAAAGGACGGCTTTGGATAGGTACTAGAGGCGGTACGTGTTTGTACCTTACAGAAAAGGAGTTGTTTATTCCCTTAGAAAATTCTATACAGCGGGATGTGTTGATTAAAGAGGATTCTAAAATCGAATTTGGATAGGTGGAGAAAACAAAATTCAAATTTATGACAGTAGTAGTGACGATTTAAATGAAGTAAGTAAACTAGGGGAAATTGTTTTAAGTAATGTATTGAACAATCAACCTAT encodes:
- a CDS encoding ligand-binding sensor domain-containing protein — its product is MKISLIRFSIFLLTILCYSQEKQVKLSNQRIESFNSKQGFFQNTVHAIISDNNGYLWVATPNGLVRYDGYTFDYYYHNIENQNSLPNNFISSLLNDSKGRLWIGTRGGTCLYLTEKELFIPLENSIQRDVLIKEDSKIEFG